In Xyrauchen texanus isolate HMW12.3.18 chromosome 13, RBS_HiC_50CHRs, whole genome shotgun sequence, a single genomic region encodes these proteins:
- the LOC127653855 gene encoding uncharacterized protein LOC127653855 isoform X1 encodes MSYHCPPKKSSDLILHHMAPEFPSLPLMQHTFPRLHFVPTLHQLTHLQSLEVSPQLSSEIAKETQQQSKCPAWTQLRRPRLTASRFWDACCSKACREEQESAAIQMIRGCTKQTAAMKSGLLVEPEVLANYAELMQVNVLPAGFVIHPDAPHLGASPDGRVYDPSESPPFGLVEVKSSTKNDPSQVAHLKVQEGHASLKRSHKYYWQVQGQLAITGLTWCDFVTDTLSNLTVERIWRDDSFIAEMKEKLDVYYYGTYMNAYLEFQ; translated from the coding sequence ATGTCCTATCACTGTCCACCCAAGAAGTCCAGCGACCTCATCCTACACCACATGGCTCCAGAATTTCCGTCCCTTCCTCTGATGCAGCACACTTTTCCCAGGTTGCATTTCGTGCCGACATTACATCAGTTAACGCATCTCCAGTCTCTTGAAGTGTCACCGCAGCTGTCCAGCGAGATAGCAAAAGaaactcagcagcagtccaaatGTCCTGCGTGGACACAGCTACGGCGACCAAGGCTGACTGCCAGTCGTTTTTGGGATGCTTGTTGTAGTAAGGCGTGTCGTGAAGAGCAGGAGTCTGCAGCTATTCAGATGATCAGAGGCTGCACAAAGCAAACAGCTGCAATGAAAAGTGGTCTGCTGGTGGAGCCTGAAGTGCTGGCAAACTATGCTGAACTGATGCAAGTTAATGTGCTACCAGCAGGATTCGTCATTCACCCTGATGCACCACATCTTGGGGCCAGTCCAGACGGTCGGGTGTATGACCCTTCAGAGTCGCCTCCTTTTGGCCTGGTTGAGGTGAAGAGCAGCACAAAAAATGATCCATCTCAGGTTGCTCACCTCAAGGTGCAGGAAGGCCACGCCAGTCTGAAGCGTTCACATAAATACTACTGGCAGGTTCAGGGCCAACTGGCAATCACAGGACTGACATGGTGTGACTTTGTTACAGATACCTTATCAAATTTAACTGTGGAAAGAATTTGGCGTGATGACTCATTCATAGCGGAAATGAAAGAGAAATTAGATGTATATTATTATGGCACATacatgaatgcataccttgaattCCAGTAA